A stretch of DNA from Brevibacterium sp. CBA3109:
CCGAGACCCCGATCTGCCACTATGCGTGCAACGCATTCCTCTATTGCTTCCATTCTTGCCACAATTTCCGCGAATGCAGCCGAAGCGGCTTTGTTGGATCCCGGCCCAAGACTTCGAACTGTATGCGTCGGTGCATCGTCGTCGTAAGAGGCGAACTCGACAACGAACTCATCGCCGAGTTCGTCCGCAACCTGGCCCGCCATATCGATGCCCACAGCGGTGAACGCTCTCGCGGCCTTCGGCGATCTCCATTCCAGGTCTGAGTCCAGCGAATCACAGTACGACTGCTCCCACTCTTGGAGACCACGGATCAGTTCCGGCGAGAGCCCGGAGTGCTCATAGCCCACGGGGCCGTCGAGCCAGAGGACAATCTCGGCGTAGTCGGGGAACATGTGCACAGTGTGCGGTTCACTGTTTCCTCGCATCATGTCGTCAGTGTAGGGCACAGGGTCAATAGTCCGCATCGATCGTCACTGTCCGAAAAGTGAGCCGTTTGCAGTCGCGGTGAGGGTCGCACCGCGTCGCCTCGAGGAATTCGAGCACACGCCGCGCCACCAGGTATTTCAGTGCTTGGCGCACAGACAAATCTCGTCTATCATGGGCTTTAGCACCTCCTTTCGGATCGTAGGGGAAGACGTATCCGAGGTAGGAGGCACAAATGGATATGACACAGGGCGTACTATTCGTCCACTCAGCACCTCGCGCGCTATGCCCGCACATCGAATGGGCAGCGGGCGGGGCAATCGGCGCACAAGCACGCTTCGACTGGACACCCCAGCCGGCAGCGCCAGGTCTTGTGCGTGCCGAAGTCTGCTGGCGTGCGCCAGCAGGTTCTGGTGCTCGCATCGCATCTGCTCTGCGCGGATGGGACTCATTGCGCTATGAAGTGACCGAGGAGCCATCCGTCGGAGTCGACGGTGGGCGGTGGAGCCACACTCCAGATCTTGGCATCTATCACGCAGTCACGGACTCTGCCGGCAACATTCTGGTTCCCGAAGATCGCATCCGCTCCGTCATGGAACGTGCCTCCGGTGATCCGATCAAACTCTCCACGGAGATGGCTCTGGCCCTGGGCGAAGCCTGGGACGAGGAGCTCGACGCCTTTCGCCACGCAGGCGAGGGCGCTCCAGTGCGCTGGCTGACCAAGGTCGGCTGAGACTCTCACGAGGCTTCCTGCACCGTTGCGCCAACTGCGACGCTGAAGCTGCGGCAATACGACTATGGGCACACCTGCCTACCTCGGGTGTGCCCATAGTCGTCTGCTGAGTCGGGGGCATATTGGGCCACGAGCCCCGTACTGGTGGCGCCTCGATCAACGCTGAGTCTCAATATCGTGTCAAGGCAACAGCGATAATCTGATTCAGCGTTGCACGGTGGATCAATCGTGGATCCGAACGGCGACAGCTCACGTAGTGTCCAACCAGGCCAGTCGTTGCAGTCGCGCCAGTTGTCGCAGACTACTGGGGCGCACCTGGCACAGATCGGGCCCCCAGCATGATGGCTGAGGGCCCGGAACTGGTCTTCGGTCAGAGGCTGGACCTGTTTGGCTGGACCATCGACTCAAGAAGCGTCACTGCATCACACGGACTTGAAGGCGACGACGGCATTGTGTCCGCCGAAGCCGAAGGAGTTCGAAATCGCTGCGATGTCTCCGGCAGGAAGCTCTGCAGGAGTGTCACGGACGATGTTGATGCCCACGACTTCCGGGTCGACCTCGTCGATGTTGATCGTCGGGGGTGCGGTGCGTGTCTGCAGGGCCTTGACCGTTAGGATCGATTCGACAGCACCGGTTCCGCCCAGCAGGTGGCCAGTCATCGACTTGGTTGCACTGACCAGAGCGTCGCCGACATGAGAACCCAGCAGTTGGCTGATCGCCAAGGACTCCGGGATGTCGCCGACCGGCGTCGAGGTTGCGTGAGCATTGACGTGCTTGATGTCTGCGGGGCTCAGCTCCGCATTGTCCAGCGCACTCTGCATTGCACGCAACGCGTACTGTCCGCCTGGTTCACCACCGGTGATGTGGTATGCGTCGTTGGAGATGCCCCAGCTGGAAACCTCGGCGTAGATCTTCGCTCCGCGCGCTTTGGCGTGCTCTTCCGTCTCAAGGATGAGGGTTCCTGCCCCCTCTCCCATGACGAACCCATCGCG
This window harbors:
- a CDS encoding DUF3145 domain-containing protein, which codes for MTQGVLFVHSAPRALCPHIEWAAGGAIGAQARFDWTPQPAAPGLVRAEVCWRAPAGSGARIASALRGWDSLRYEVTEEPSVGVDGGRWSHTPDLGIYHAVTDSAGNILVPEDRIRSVMERASGDPIKLSTEMALALGEAWDEELDAFRHAGEGAPVRWLTKVG